In Acidobacteriota bacterium, one DNA window encodes the following:
- the hypF gene encoding carbamoyltransferase HypF, producing the protein MRKRARIELSGVVQGVGFRPFIYRLAKEYSLDGFVANTTRGVEIEVEGEEGLLSLFINDIKTKKPPLASIERMEITFLPPNSYRRFEIKESRREEERTILLPPDIAICDDCLRELFSPEDRRYRYPFINCTNCGPRYTIVKDLPYDRERTVMSCFKMCPDCSSEYHNPEDRRFHAQPNACERCGPKVFLVDRDGDELPGDPIALTSSLLKQGAILAIKGLGGFHLAVDAVNDEAVLKLRDRKKRPAKPFAVMSFGLPEVKRYALVSTKEEALLTSPERPIVLLRKRKERVLSELVAPDTALIGAMLPYTPLHYLILSYGFIALVMTSGNISEEPIVKDNEEALSRLGDIADYFLLHDRDIARRADDSVVRVMDDAPIIIRRSRGYVPKPIELPVANGNILAVGGEMKNTICLTRGNIAFLSQHIGELESPRTIDFFTAAVKDLERLFGIEPEAVAYDLHPGYRSTEFALNLDGLEKIGVQHHHAHIASVMAEHRIEDPVLGLALDGTGYGSDGRIWGGELLLVDYDNFRRLGHFRYFPLPGGERAIKEPYRTGLSLLYAVFGRDLSSLPLKIIREREGNELDLIIEMMEKGVNAPLTSSCGRLFDGVVAIIGLKDRVSYEAQAAVRLEMITSLEEGEGYPFEIAEEGDELIFEINPIIEGVASDAISGVSPARIGGRFHKTLISLFTKALSLARDKTGVNRVALSGGVFQNGIITRELHRALSGLGFEVYLNRLVPPNDGGISLGQAVVAAARRKRCV; encoded by the coding sequence ATGAGGAAAAGAGCGAGGATAGAGCTTTCCGGCGTCGTTCAAGGGGTGGGTTTTCGTCCTTTCATCTACCGCTTGGCGAAGGAATACTCCCTTGACGGTTTTGTAGCCAATACCACTCGTGGTGTGGAGATAGAGGTGGAAGGGGAGGAAGGCTTGCTCTCTCTTTTTATAAATGATATAAAGACTAAAAAGCCACCCCTTGCTTCCATCGAGCGGATGGAGATAACCTTCCTTCCACCAAATTCTTATCGCAGGTTTGAAATAAAGGAAAGTAGAAGGGAAGAGGAGCGGACTATCCTCCTTCCACCCGATATCGCTATCTGTGATGACTGCCTTCGGGAGCTCTTTTCTCCGGAGGATAGGCGTTACCGTTATCCCTTCATAAACTGCACCAATTGCGGTCCGCGATATACCATCGTTAAAGACCTCCCCTACGATCGAGAGCGGACGGTGATGTCCTGCTTCAAGATGTGCCCGGACTGCTCCTCGGAGTATCATAATCCCGAGGATAGGAGGTTTCATGCCCAACCCAATGCCTGTGAGAGATGTGGTCCCAAGGTCTTTTTGGTGGATAGAGACGGTGATGAGCTTCCTGGAGATCCCATCGCTCTTACATCCTCCCTCCTCAAGCAGGGGGCGATCTTGGCGATAAAAGGGCTCGGAGGGTTTCATTTAGCGGTCGATGCGGTAAATGATGAGGCGGTTCTTAAGCTCAGAGATAGGAAAAAACGTCCGGCAAAACCATTTGCGGTTATGTCCTTCGGGCTTCCCGAGGTAAAGCGTTACGCCTTGGTCTCCACGAAGGAAGAAGCCCTCCTTACTTCGCCTGAGAGACCTATTGTCCTTCTCAGGAAGAGGAAGGAGAGGGTGCTTTCGGAGCTGGTGGCACCTGATACCGCCCTGATTGGGGCGATGCTTCCCTATACCCCACTTCATTATCTTATCCTTTCTTACGGTTTTATCGCTTTGGTGATGACCTCGGGGAATATCTCCGAGGAACCGATTGTGAAGGACAATGAGGAAGCACTCTCTCGCCTCGGTGATATTGCCGATTATTTCCTCCTTCACGATCGAGATATTGCCCGCCGGGCTGACGACTCCGTGGTTCGAGTAATGGATGACGCTCCAATTATTATCCGTCGTTCCCGGGGTTATGTTCCGAAACCGATCGAACTCCCTGTCGCTAACGGAAACATATTGGCTGTCGGGGGAGAGATGAAAAATACCATATGTCTTACCCGAGGGAACATCGCCTTCTTGAGCCAGCATATAGGGGAGCTTGAAAGCCCGAGGACGATCGACTTTTTCACCGCTGCCGTCAAAGACTTAGAGCGACTTTTTGGGATAGAGCCGGAAGCGGTTGCTTATGATCTCCATCCGGGATACCGATCGACCGAGTTCGCCCTGAACCTCGATGGGCTTGAGAAAATCGGGGTACAGCATCATCACGCTCACATCGCCTCGGTAATGGCGGAGCATCGGATAGAGGACCCGGTCCTCGGCTTGGCTTTGGATGGCACGGGCTACGGCAGTGATGGAAGGATTTGGGGCGGTGAACTTCTCCTCGTTGACTATGACAACTTCAGGAGGTTGGGGCACTTTCGTTATTTTCCCCTGCCAGGCGGAGAAAGGGCGATAAAGGAGCCTTACCGCACTGGATTGAGCCTTCTTTACGCCGTTTTCGGGAGAGACCTCTCCTCTCTTCCCCTGAAGATAATCCGGGAAAGAGAGGGGAATGAACTGGACCTCATCATCGAGATGATGGAAAAAGGGGTGAATGCTCCCCTGACCTCGAGTTGTGGCAGGCTTTTTGATGGAGTGGTAGCTATCATTGGTCTTAAGGATAGGGTAAGCTATGAAGCGCAGGCGGCGGTTCGTCTGGAGATGATAACAAGTCTGGAGGAGGGGGAAGGTTATCCTTTTGAGATAGCTGAAGAAGGAGATGAGCTCATCTTCGAGATCAATCCGATAATTGAGGGGGTGGCTTCCGATGCTATTTCCGGGGTTTCTCCCGCGAGGATCGGGGGAAGGTTCCATAAGACGCTGATTTCGCTTTTTACTAAAGCACTCTCCTTGGCGCGGGACAAAACGGGGGTGAATCGGGTGGCGCTTTCCGGTGGCGTGTTTCAAAATGGGATAATTACCCGCGAGCTTCACCGAGCTCTCTCCGGGTTGGGATTTGAGGTGTATCTCAATCGATTGGTGCCGCCGAATGACGGCGGTATCTCCTTAGGTCAGGCGGTGGTAGCCGCTGCAAGGAGGAAGCGATGTGTTTAG
- a CDS encoding HypC/HybG/HupF family hydrogenase formation chaperone — protein sequence MCLGIPMLVVEREGDFGTCEVSKVKRKVNFALLPEAVAGDWVIVHAGFAIERVNEKEAEETLKLLSELGR from the coding sequence ATGTGTTTAGGGATACCGATGTTGGTGGTTGAGCGAGAGGGAGATTTCGGCACTTGTGAGGTATCCAAGGTAAAAAGGAAGGTTAACTTTGCCCTTCTCCCTGAGGCAGTAGCAGGTGATTGGGTCATTGTCCACGCTGGCTTCGCCATCGAAAGGGTGAACGAGAAGGAAGCAGAGGAGACGCTTAAGCTTCTTTCAGAGCTTGGACGATGA